A genomic window from Amblyraja radiata isolate CabotCenter1 chromosome 18, sAmbRad1.1.pri, whole genome shotgun sequence includes:
- the LOC116983519 gene encoding small integral membrane protein 11A-like — protein sequence MATNWRVLDNVPFLLYLLAAKSLLLCLAFIGAKRWQARRLRLAAEAAAAVGDSDKRR from the coding sequence atggcgaCGAACTGGCGGGTCCTCGACAACGTGCCCTTCCTCCTCTACCTGCTTGCCGCCAAGTCGCTGCTCCTCTGCCTGGCCTTCATCGGGGCCAAGCGCTGGCAGGCGCGGCGGCTGCGGCTGGCGGCGGAGGCGGCGGCTGCGGTGGGAGACAGCGACAAGCGGCGCTAG